A stretch of DNA from Schizosaccharomyces osmophilus chromosome 2, complete sequence:
AGTTCCTGGAAGAGATACTGAAGGAGCGTCTAAAGTTAAGCCCTCAACGTATTGTgagttttgaaaagataacAATTCAGAAACAACGTTATCAATCACTTCTTGAACATGATAATCCACTTCCAATCGAATTCGCTCAGAATAATATACAGCGTTTTTCAATCGGGTTATTCCAATAACTTTAGTATCGAATGCAGTTCTTAAATCTCTCCAAAGGTTGATGACTGCCTGTGAGCAATTTTGAAGAGATGGTGTGAAGTTTTGCAATTCATCTATAGATACTTCTGATATTGGGGACTGTAATCGAAGAGAATCCACGTTATCGAAATTTACAATGACTTTGACAGGAGGTATGCTTATGCCTATGACCAAATTCAAATAGTATGTGATCTGGTTTAAAAAGGCAGACAAGAGGGAAACAGAGGActccttttttatatccTTAGGAACTGATAAAGATGACGTGTCGTAGTTGGGATACAATATCAACGCTTCATCTTTGTATAGCGGAATTAAATAAGGTTTTTCAAGTAATTGATCTTGAATCTGCAGTAAGGTAGAGCGAAAATAGAGCAGCGAATCTTGAGCAGATTGCACAATAGATTCAAATGTGCTGGTGATTAAACAAAGCTTAGAATGAACTTCAAAGAACCATGATTGAATATTTCTTTCACATATTTGACAAAACTCCGGCCGAGGATGAGGTAAAAACTGTAAATTACCGGTTTTGTAGAAAGATTCGCGCAAGGAAGATAAATACTGGTCTAGAAGACCAGAACTGAGACCAATGACTTCCAAAATATTATGtgcaaaagattttgaatcGACTGTACTATTATTGACAGGATGAGCAACCCACATTGTATGGTCGGGCGTATTTGTATGGCAGTTCCGGATTAAAATACCAACAGCATCAAATTGCTCAAGAGGAATATCATTGTCTTCGTAGGTGAGAGGAGAAGTGTGGTTAGGGGCATGAGAATGCTGTGTAAGAGAATTCTTCGAAGGATGTTTCAGTCGAATATGGTAGCTATGGGAATCATCTTCTAACAAACATTTTGCGGCTTTAACAAACGCTTCTAATCCGGTTTTACCCAGAAAGTCCTTCACGGAATGACCAACAACTTGGTCCTGAGGAACATTAAGTAAATCAGGCGAGTTGTCACTAACATACTGAAAATTCCCCGACAAATCAAGCTCAAAAGACACAGGATGGTGCGAATGTTCGAAGAAATTGCCATTCGTTAATGAAGCCATGCTCCATCCTTGCTGTTCATTTGAAGCTTGTTGTGAGTCGTTAGGGGATTCAGGCCTGCCACGAGCAGTAATTGGCTTCATTGAAACTCAAAAAAGCCTTGATCTAAGCTGTACTTTTAATCATTACCAAAGAGCAATAACTATCCACTGCTGACAAAAGCCTATTTGAGTTTATTTTTAAGTTTTTCCCTGGTAGTCCTGAtctgcaaaagaaaaggcttCGTAAGAGAAAAATCCCTTGTAAAATCTAtgttattaaaaaaaaaaaggaaagactAGGCCTTATAGGACTTTTCGGTACAGGAAGAAGTTGTTGGTGGTAGTAGACAACTCCACCTAAGACCGTATAATAGAAAACTCCAGAGTTTCAAACACCGCCGGGATGGTTCGGTTACGTTCTTCTTAgtaatagaaaaagaaaaaaacaaataaataataatttaaGAGGTTTTGATAGTGAATTGGATACCGagataaaaatttttcaacaagTTAGTAAAAGTCCTCCTCacgcttcttttttttgggttcCTTTGTTTTAGGCTTCAAGCAATTCTATAAAAAGCATTGCTCGATTACAGATGGTATGAGAATAATCTTCGCTTTTGATTCCACTTTGATTGAAATGTTACAAAAATAGCCACATAAAGTAGGAAATGGTATCGAATTATTGTATTACACATCAATGAAATTAATTTCACAGAAAACAGCGAATTCACTCAATGAGTCTTGAAAGCTTTCTCATAACGTCTCAATAGGACTCATGATGCTGTCGCATTCTATGCAAAAACTCAAGTGTAgactttaatttttatattatgTAAGGCACACTTCATAGTAAAATAGAGCATTTGCTAGAAAATATTACTAGGTTTTTATTAACAGTAAATCACTTCATTCCAGATGGAAAaccaagcaaaaagaacCACACGCTGTGTTGACAATACTTGACCTAGAATAAGAGCTCATTAGTCTACATACATATTCAACTAATACGCATTCTACATGTATATTTCTACTGCAAAGACTACTAGCATTACTATAgctcttttattcttttttgtctcagctgatttgtttatttacaaaattgcGAtagaatttttctttccttatACGAATAACGAATTTTAGTTAAGTCCACTATCCTGCGTACTTGATGCGAAGAGAATACAACTATGATTCAATGGAAAGGATACTTAGCCTTTACACGCCTAGTTTACTATGGAAACGAGCTCTACGGATGAACAAGCTGCTTTGCAGAGACATtacttgaaaaaggaacttctttctcttttggtTGAGGAGGAATTGGCATTTATTGGGGACTCATCGAATCTCGTTCATTTGGGAACCCCTTTTATGAATAAGGATGAACCTCCCATTCCTTTTGATGACTCCAAAATACCTATTTTaagatttatttttaaaaaatttgtacttacctttcctttcctgGACCCGGCATGCCAAACACAACTGTGGAATGTGAGCTTTCGTAATGTACGTAGGATGATATCGGACGTTTCTCTCGAGAAACTACTATAGGGAAGTTTATTCTGAcatttttagtttttgagCGCTATGTACGAAAATAGCGTTTCTGTACTGCCCGATGACCCAGATGCAACTTACATGCacaaaatggaaatgaagTTCCACGGTATGCTTACGCTTCTCATGAGTCGAGCTATTTCTTGTATTCAAGGAGAGAAAAGCATTGGTCATGACCGGATTGATATGTTGAGTATAAAGAAACAGTTGTCGCAAACCAgtatagaaaacaaaaagcaagatcTCTTAATAGCTGTAGTTGCTGGTGTCCGCGAACTTTCATATTCAACGTATCTGAGAAATAAGAAAACTTATGTAAGTGATTTTGTGCTATTTGGCGAGCAAGATACGAAGTATCGTTAGGAACATTGactctttttccttcaacCTGGTATCTAGCTATTGCCGTTTTTTTGACAAATACTAATAAAATTAGGAATACATTCTTAAAGTGCAGGATGAGGAATCTCTTATATATGTGGCACGCAGATATTCTGATTTCACTAAACTGCACCATACTTTAGTGAAAAAGTTCCCGAGTGCTATTATTCCGCGTCTACCAGCTAAAGATTTACATGACACGCATCTTCATGATGGATCAAAATTCGCATCTTTAGACACTACCCAAACGCCTTCTAGTATTGGATCTactaaagaaaattttagCCTGACTTTGcaacaagaaagaatgaGAATTGGATTGAATTATTACGTAAACCACGTTCTCCAACAAGACGAACTTCGAAATAGTCCCGAAGTAGACACgttttttcattctaatCCTTTTACACCCAATGAAAATGTACAAAAAGACATACTTCTCCGCCAAGAGCTAGATCTTATCCGtaccaaagaaaggaagaaatttATAGAAATCGCTTCTGAGCGCGCAAAAGCCCTCGATAAATATATGGACGAATTTAAGCGATCACTTATGGAATCCGGTATGGTcagctttgcttttgtcCTAATTACCTTACTAATAATTTTTAGGGGGATTAACTAGTTTATTTACAGagctaaaagaaaaggatagCATAAAAGACTTGTCTCCAACTTTACAACAAACCTTGGAATGGGTTCGTGTAAATTTAGCTTCTACCATTTATGATGTATTTATAGCCAAAGAGAAGTCCAGCGTCACCTTTTCCCAGATTAAGCGCATGCATTCAATTTTTCCCTATGGAGTAATTAAAAATATCATGCGTTTCTCAAATCCACTTTCCGTCATGAAACGTATTTTAGACACCCTCTTGGCTCAACCTTTTGGAATGAAGTCTCTCTTTCAACGTCTATTGAGTTTGAGTCTGAACGATAATGTGCGTGCTATTCACAAGTTGATTAGCAAATATCAAAGTCAAGTAAACAATGCAGAAgttttgc
This window harbors:
- a CDS encoding mitochondrial DUF3818 and PXA domain conserved fungal protein, producing METSSTDEQAALQRHYLKKELLSLLVEEELAFIGDSSNLVHLGTPFMNKDEPPIPFDDSKIPILRFIFKKFVLTFPFLDPACQTQLWNVSFRNFLSAMYENSVSVLPDDPDATYMHKMEMKFHGMLTLLMSRAISCIQGEKSIGHDRIDMLSIKKQLSQTSIENKKQDLLIAVVAGVRELSYSTYLRNKKTYEYILKVQDEESLIYVARRYSDFTKLHHTLVKKFPSAIIPRLPAKDLHDTHLHDGSKFASLDTTQTPSSIGSTKENFSLTLQQERMRIGLNYYVNHVLQQDELRNSPEVDTFFHSNPFTPNENVQKDILLRQELDLIRTKERKKFIEIASERAKALDKYMDEFKRSLMESGGLTSLFTELKEKDSIKDLSPTLQQTLEWVRVNLASTIYDVFIAKEKSSVTFSQIKRMHSIFPYGVIKNIMRFSNPLSVMKRILDTLLAQPFGMKSLFQRLLSLSLNDNVRAIHKLISKYQSQVNNAEVLQKIQQQAENPCKEAQEIIRRNEMSPQDYLLYILVSDEVPPRLSEESIRQVIMDGSAWKEAMDSEVYPEDKTIHERAKRFGFTLKLMHLYAKQFNKKRSISLISEGSTGEMMKTIVVIFYKPLMKVYKAANVYTSVGDFEAFMEDMLRLVEDTQENPEVNPTTLVEHYIDLVKRHEDAFYNFVHRVYLHDSGLFSSLMEWIESIISFLHYGSAYPIDMDNMITGLSPEETDLLSQELKELVEWNHRKKSFLFRKNTTKYASGDESTIPAVNMDELGLDEEILAELRGDGDEEEEYNNSDIEQNEDRMNESFEYDPIMDERQRQKRKANRSIDGVPAKPEFKIISKLLPTFRDRIYPILARFANESSA